A window from Trinickia violacea encodes these proteins:
- a CDS encoding sarcosine oxidase subunit gamma, whose amino-acid sequence MWNEGRGNASAVVERGVRYESPFIGVQDLMQAHQAEASKQFRLNERPFLELVNVRGDLADPAFVGAAESVLGCKPPAKANTVAQGNGCDVLWLGPDEWLVRSLEARAATLETKLRVAFEGAYAAAVDVGSGYTVVEVSGERVRDVLSRGCPLDLHPLMLARGQCAQSHFFKASIVLIPTGNNAFEIVVRRSFADYFCRILLDAAAPLMS is encoded by the coding sequence ATGTGGAATGAAGGTAGGGGCAATGCTTCGGCCGTCGTGGAGCGCGGCGTGCGTTACGAATCGCCGTTCATCGGTGTGCAGGATCTGATGCAGGCGCATCAAGCGGAGGCGTCGAAGCAGTTCCGCTTGAACGAGCGGCCGTTTCTCGAACTCGTCAATGTGCGCGGCGATCTCGCCGATCCCGCGTTCGTCGGCGCGGCGGAGAGCGTGCTCGGCTGCAAGCCGCCTGCGAAGGCGAACACGGTCGCGCAGGGCAACGGCTGCGACGTGCTGTGGCTCGGCCCCGACGAGTGGCTCGTGCGCTCGCTCGAGGCGCGCGCCGCGACGCTCGAGACGAAGCTGCGCGTTGCTTTCGAAGGCGCCTATGCGGCAGCCGTCGATGTCGGCAGCGGCTATACGGTGGTCGAAGTGAGCGGCGAGCGTGTGCGCGACGTGCTCTCGCGCGGATGTCCGCTCGACTTGCATCCGCTCATGTTGGCACGCGGGCAGTGCGCGCAAAGCCATTTCTTCAAGGCGTCGATCGTGCTGATCCCCACTGGAAACAACGCGTTCGAGATCGTCGTGCGACGCAGCTTCGCCGACTATTTCTGCCGCATCCTGCTCGACGCCGCCGCGCCGCTGATGTCGTGA
- a CDS encoding dihydroneopterin aldolase, whose amino-acid sequence MDRASPLAHDEQAPRRGRGWRVFIDELVVPTRIGIHPHEHAAPQPIVIDASLTYRCVPSETGGWIDYERYCERIAAFLAAKPHTRLLEMLAVEMALLSFREWPALDALTLALHKPKIRPGTKRIGVELEWTRADYDAWSRAQIAADAMAAT is encoded by the coding sequence CTGGATCGGGCGTCGCCGCTCGCACACGATGAACAGGCGCCGCGCCGCGGGCGCGGCTGGCGCGTGTTTATCGACGAACTGGTCGTGCCCACGCGCATCGGCATTCACCCGCATGAGCACGCGGCGCCGCAGCCCATCGTGATCGACGCGAGCTTGACGTATCGTTGCGTGCCGTCCGAGACCGGCGGGTGGATCGACTACGAGCGCTATTGCGAGCGCATCGCCGCGTTTCTCGCGGCGAAGCCGCATACGCGCTTGCTGGAGATGCTGGCCGTCGAGATGGCGCTGCTGTCGTTCCGCGAATGGCCGGCGCTCGATGCGCTGACGCTCGCGTTGCACAAGCCGAAGATTCGTCCGGGCACGAAGCGCATCGGTGTCGAGCTCGAATGGACGCGTGCCGACTACGACGCATGGTCTCGCGCGCAGATCGCCGCCGACGCCATGGCGGCGACCTGA
- a CDS encoding aldo/keto reductase yields the protein MQYRKFGHTGLTVSNLCLGTMTFGLQIDEAMSTQILDKATDAGVNFIDTANSYPLGGGAQMAGRTEEIIGRWLKGKRQRFIVATKAVSQVGPAPWDKGASRKHLLDAIDASLERLGTDYVDLYQLHYDDRDTPLDETLDALDTIVRSGRVRYIGVSNFLAYRLAKALGRADLRGLARFVSVQPRYNLLFRQIERELLPLAEEEHLAVIPYNPLAGGLLTGKHKGDAPPPEGRFTGGKSGAMYQERYWHEREFTTIEALKKVVDEAGVALSTASIAWVLANPAVTSAIIGASRPEQLTATLAAADMTLDAGLKAKLDELTHEYRWGDAQR from the coding sequence ATGCAATACAGGAAATTCGGCCATACCGGCCTGACGGTGTCGAATTTGTGCCTCGGCACGATGACGTTCGGCCTGCAGATCGACGAAGCCATGTCGACGCAAATTCTCGACAAAGCGACCGACGCCGGCGTGAATTTCATCGACACGGCCAACTCGTATCCGCTTGGCGGCGGCGCACAAATGGCGGGACGGACCGAGGAGATCATCGGCCGCTGGCTGAAAGGCAAGCGTCAACGCTTCATCGTGGCGACGAAGGCCGTCAGCCAAGTCGGGCCCGCGCCGTGGGACAAGGGCGCCTCGCGCAAGCATCTGCTCGATGCGATCGACGCGTCGCTCGAGCGCCTCGGCACCGACTACGTCGATCTCTACCAACTCCATTACGACGACCGCGACACGCCGCTCGACGAAACGCTCGACGCCCTCGATACGATCGTGCGCTCGGGCCGCGTGCGCTATATCGGCGTGTCGAATTTTCTGGCGTACCGGCTCGCGAAGGCGCTCGGACGCGCCGATCTGCGCGGGCTCGCGCGGTTTGTTTCCGTGCAGCCGCGCTACAACTTGCTGTTCAGACAAATCGAACGCGAGCTGCTGCCGTTGGCCGAAGAGGAGCACCTCGCCGTGATTCCGTACAACCCGCTCGCGGGCGGCCTTCTGACCGGCAAGCACAAGGGCGATGCGCCGCCGCCCGAGGGGCGCTTCACGGGCGGCAAGTCGGGCGCGATGTACCAGGAGCGCTACTGGCACGAACGCGAGTTCACGACGATCGAAGCGCTGAAGAAGGTCGTGGACGAAGCGGGCGTCGCGCTTTCCACGGCGTCGATTGCGTGGGTGCTGGCGAATCCGGCCGTGACGTCGGCGATCATCGGCGCGAGCCGCCCGGAGCAATTGACCGCCACGCTCGCGGCCGCGGATATGACCCTCGATGCCGGCTTGAAGGCGAAGCTCGACGAGCTCACGCATGAATACCGTTGGGGTGACGCGCAGCGTTGA
- a CDS encoding 4-hydroxyphenylpyruvate dioxygenase family protein: MPGDPTPSSEATSGTNPLGMAGLEFVEFAAPAPEAVAKRFEQLGFKAIARHVSKDVTLYRQGQMNFLINAERDSFAGRFAEEYGMGVCAIGIRVDNARRAFERALKLGAWAFEGERVGVGELRIPAIQGIGASHLYFVDRWRGRGGQRGGVGDISIFDIDFRPLDIATAHTDLDYAGTGLQQVDHFTQTVGQGRTQEWLDFYHDLLHFREIHEIDPSCHLSDDSRVMVSPCGALRIPVYEEGAPRTELMHAYLPGHPGEGVQHIALATGDILACVDALRANGVELIEPPSRYYDEVDARLPGHGVDLDALRRRAVLIDGEIGDDGAPKLFFQTFVKPHPDEIVIEIVQRQGHQGFGAGNLAALARARQAG, from the coding sequence ATGCCCGGCGATCCCACCCCTTCCAGCGAAGCGACATCCGGCACGAATCCGCTCGGCATGGCCGGGCTGGAGTTCGTCGAATTTGCGGCGCCTGCGCCGGAAGCTGTCGCAAAGCGCTTCGAGCAGCTCGGCTTCAAAGCGATCGCGCGGCACGTCAGCAAGGACGTCACGCTCTATCGGCAAGGGCAGATGAATTTCCTCATCAACGCGGAGCGGGACTCGTTCGCCGGGCGCTTCGCGGAGGAATACGGCATGGGGGTGTGCGCAATCGGCATCCGCGTGGACAACGCGCGGCGCGCGTTCGAGCGTGCGCTCAAGCTGGGCGCCTGGGCATTCGAAGGTGAGCGGGTCGGAGTCGGCGAATTGCGGATTCCAGCCATTCAGGGAATCGGCGCGTCGCATCTGTACTTCGTCGACCGCTGGCGCGGACGCGGCGGTCAGCGCGGAGGGGTGGGCGACATCTCGATCTTCGACATCGATTTCCGGCCGCTCGACATCGCGACGGCCCATACCGACCTCGACTATGCAGGCACGGGGCTGCAGCAGGTCGATCACTTCACGCAAACGGTCGGCCAGGGCCGCACGCAGGAATGGCTCGACTTTTATCATGACCTCCTGCATTTCCGCGAGATTCATGAAATCGATCCGAGTTGCCATCTCTCCGATGACTCGCGTGTCATGGTGTCGCCGTGCGGCGCGCTGCGCATCCCCGTCTACGAAGAGGGCGCGCCGCGCACCGAGCTGATGCATGCCTACCTGCCGGGCCATCCGGGCGAGGGCGTGCAGCACATCGCGCTCGCTACCGGCGACATCCTCGCTTGCGTCGATGCGCTGCGGGCCAACGGCGTCGAGCTGATCGAGCCGCCCTCGCGCTATTACGACGAAGTCGACGCGCGTCTGCCGGGGCATGGCGTGGACCTGGATGCATTGCGCCGCCGCGCGGTGCTGATCGACGGCGAGATCGGCGACGATGGCGCGCCGAAGCTGTTTTTCCAGACCTTCGTGAAGCCGCATCCCGACGAGATCGTCATCGAGATCGTGCAGCGGCAAGGACATCAAGGATTCGGAGCCGGCAATCTCGCCGCGCTCGCCCGCGCGCGTCAAGCAGGCTGA